In one window of Paenarthrobacter nicotinovorans DNA:
- a CDS encoding sensor histidine kinase: protein MGAWITRLATCRPALERSDLLARSGTVMSFVFVAASWLYLFPIMGGPLWHRALAWVLVMMLVMCFATMLRTDFWPLRLMIVVGLIALSELLAGVSYRQDSDSLLLAHSLLIGASSTVALSLRASWQSAVYTALLAVLVFGHTIATSILHRLGPITFSILVGFWLIMLAIRHSAPRALDIFLRDQAVKAESLAAQAVVRDRTSAAAHDARLLHDTVLRGLTLLARGGAGLAPEDFRSMFAAGEYDGVGSGHRSPGTLAEATTLDGRRAALGSGGGLAVVESSTAADVASLLKERAREHSRNGFTVDVFGEGGTLPPDTLRAVADAAGECMVNAARHAGSDHVDVLISRTGPVVSVLVSDAGRGFDPGSLPAESFGVRHSIIERMAQVGGNARLLSTPGRGTTVVLEVEAA, encoded by the coding sequence ATGGGGGCATGGATAACGCGGCTGGCAACCTGCCGGCCCGCGTTGGAGCGCTCGGACCTGCTGGCCAGATCCGGGACGGTAATGAGCTTCGTTTTCGTGGCGGCCTCCTGGCTATACCTGTTTCCGATCATGGGCGGACCCCTGTGGCACCGGGCCTTGGCGTGGGTGCTCGTGATGATGCTGGTGATGTGCTTCGCTACGATGCTGCGGACCGATTTCTGGCCCCTTCGGCTGATGATCGTCGTGGGCCTGATCGCCCTGTCCGAACTCCTGGCAGGAGTCAGCTACCGCCAGGATTCGGACTCGCTGCTCCTGGCGCACAGCCTGCTGATCGGTGCCAGCTCCACGGTGGCCTTGTCCTTGCGAGCTTCTTGGCAGTCGGCGGTCTATACGGCGCTGCTGGCCGTCCTGGTATTTGGGCATACCATCGCGACATCAATCCTGCATCGCCTCGGTCCCATCACCTTCTCGATTCTTGTGGGATTCTGGCTCATCATGCTCGCCATCCGTCACTCAGCGCCCAGGGCCCTGGATATTTTCCTGCGCGACCAAGCCGTGAAGGCGGAATCCCTTGCTGCCCAGGCGGTCGTCCGTGACCGGACCAGTGCTGCCGCCCATGACGCCCGATTGCTTCACGACACCGTGCTGCGGGGGCTGACCCTCTTGGCCCGGGGCGGCGCCGGGTTGGCTCCGGAGGACTTCCGCAGCATGTTCGCCGCTGGGGAGTACGACGGCGTCGGATCAGGTCACCGGAGCCCCGGCACCCTGGCGGAAGCCACCACGCTGGACGGCCGGCGCGCGGCCCTTGGCAGCGGAGGCGGGCTGGCCGTCGTCGAGTCTTCCACTGCCGCTGACGTGGCGTCGTTGCTGAAAGAGCGGGCCCGCGAACACAGCCGGAACGGCTTCACCGTGGACGTTTTCGGCGAGGGCGGAACCCTGCCGCCGGATACCTTGCGGGCGGTTGCTGATGCTGCCGGGGAATGCATGGTCAATGCGGCCCGGCATGCCGGGAGCGATCACGTGGATGTGCTCATTTCGCGCACAGGTCCTGTGGTGTCGGTCCTCGTCAGCGATGCGGGCCGCGGATTCGACCCCGGGTCCCTCCCGGCGGAGAGCTTCGGGGTGAGGCATTCGATCATTGAGCGAATGGCACAGGTCGGCGGGAACGCCAGGCTGTTGTCGACACCAGGGCGTGGAACCACTGTTGTCCTTGAGGTCGAGGCGGCATGA